A genomic window from Ruminiclostridium cellulolyticum H10 includes:
- a CDS encoding right-handed parallel beta-helix repeat-containing protein: MNKEFHVAVTGCDFAEGTKENPFRTISKAAKVAESGDKVIVHEGEYREWVKPEHGGESNINRITYEAAEGEKVVIKGSEKIQSWENLEGTVWKVVLPNSFFGDYNPYKEILSGDWLIYKPGIYRHAGDVYLNGVSFYEADSLDEVKNPVVRTGVVDIPWTQNFEKILHPEQTIYRWYSEVDDEKTTIYANFHGVDPNKELVEINVRKCCFYPTITGLNYITVRGFEMAQAASPWTPPTADQPGLLGANWSKGWIIENNIIHDAKCSAISIGKEASTGHNLCTRKHRKPGYQYQMESVFRAKQIGWSKEKIGSHIIRNNVIYDCGQNGIVGHMGCVFSEIYNNHIYNIGVKHEFFGYEIGGIKLHAAIDVKIHHNRIHNCSLGTWLDWQAQGVRVSNNLYYNNDRDLMIEVTHGPHLVDNNIFASDYSLDNFAQGGAYVNNLYCGKLYLSKVLDRSTPYHFPHSTDVAGSAVVYGGDDRFYNNIFVGGKDIENSGTAGYNPHTASFEEYVSDVLSHGVGDHEVFMLTEQPVYISSNAYLNGAEGFDREKNGYTNKLFDPNVKIVEEGNEVYLEMNVEKDMLEIPTEIISTETLGNVRIVDAIFDDPNGNSIIMDTDYTGMARTAKPVVGPIEGLKSGFNRIKVWG, from the coding sequence ATGAATAAGGAATTTCATGTTGCGGTTACCGGATGTGATTTTGCAGAGGGTACTAAAGAGAATCCTTTCAGAACAATATCAAAAGCTGCTAAGGTAGCTGAATCTGGAGATAAAGTTATAGTTCACGAGGGAGAGTACCGTGAATGGGTAAAGCCTGAGCATGGCGGCGAAAGCAATATCAACAGGATTACATATGAAGCAGCTGAGGGTGAAAAGGTTGTTATAAAGGGCTCCGAGAAAATACAGAGTTGGGAAAATTTAGAAGGAACAGTCTGGAAAGTAGTTCTGCCAAATTCCTTCTTCGGTGATTACAATCCGTACAAGGAGATTCTCAGTGGCGATTGGCTTATATATAAGCCGGGTATTTATCGTCATGCCGGGGATGTTTATTTAAACGGAGTCTCTTTTTATGAGGCTGATTCTTTGGATGAAGTTAAAAATCCTGTTGTGAGAACCGGGGTGGTAGATATCCCGTGGACTCAGAACTTTGAAAAAATTCTGCATCCTGAGCAAACAATTTACCGTTGGTACAGCGAAGTGGATGATGAAAAAACTACCATTTACGCAAACTTTCATGGTGTAGATCCAAATAAAGAACTTGTTGAAATTAATGTAAGAAAATGTTGTTTCTATCCAACCATAACAGGTCTGAATTATATTACTGTAAGAGGGTTTGAGATGGCACAGGCTGCCTCTCCATGGACTCCGCCTACGGCAGATCAACCCGGTCTGTTGGGTGCAAACTGGAGTAAGGGCTGGATTATAGAAAACAACATTATCCATGATGCTAAATGCAGTGCCATCAGTATTGGCAAGGAAGCGTCAACCGGACATAATCTTTGTACTAGAAAACACCGGAAGCCAGGTTATCAGTATCAGATGGAATCTGTTTTCCGTGCTAAACAGATCGGTTGGAGTAAGGAAAAGATAGGTTCACATATCATCCGTAACAACGTTATTTATGATTGTGGTCAAAATGGTATCGTAGGTCATATGGGCTGCGTTTTCAGTGAAATTTATAATAACCATATTTATAATATCGGAGTTAAGCATGAGTTTTTCGGCTACGAAATTGGAGGTATAAAGCTTCATGCAGCGATTGATGTAAAAATTCATCATAACCGTATTCATAATTGTTCTCTTGGTACTTGGCTCGACTGGCAGGCACAAGGCGTTCGAGTCAGTAATAACCTATATTACAACAATGACCGCGACTTAATGATAGAAGTAACCCATGGTCCACATTTAGTGGATAACAATATTTTTGCTTCAGACTATTCCTTGGATAATTTTGCACAAGGCGGAGCATATGTAAATAATCTTTACTGCGGTAAGCTCTATTTATCGAAGGTACTTGACAGATCTACCCCATATCATTTCCCGCATAGTACAGATGTAGCCGGTTCAGCAGTGGTATACGGCGGAGATGACCGTTTTTACAATAATATTTTTGTTGGCGGTAAAGATATAGAGAACAGTGGTACAGCAGGATATAATCCTCATACTGCATCATTTGAAGAGTATGTTTCCGACGTGCTTAGTCATGGAGTTGGTGACCACGAGGTGTTTATGTTAACCGAACAACCGGTATACATTTCATCAAATGCATATTTAAACGGAGCTGAAGGCTTTGATCGTGAAAAGAACGGTTATACTAATAAATTATTTGATCCAAATGTAAAAATCGTTGAAGAAGGAAACGAAGTATATCTGGAGATGAATGTAGAAAAAGATATGCTGGAAATACCGACAGAAATCATTTCTACTGAAACCCTTGGTAACGTGCGTATTGTTGATGCCATTTTTGATGACCCTAACGGAAATTCAATCATAATGGACACCGACTATACAGGAATGGCCAGAACAGCTAAGCCTGTAGTAGGACCAATCGAAGGATTGAAATCAGGATTCAACCGCATTAAAGTTTGGGGTTAA